One window of the Endomicrobium proavitum genome contains the following:
- a CDS encoding Fur family transcriptional regulator translates to MITNKLSSSGLKQTFARKVILEFLEKTKTHPTADMIYAQTVKIIPTVSRTTVYNTVKVLAKEGIIDRVLTKKGEMRFDACKEPHIHFACNKCGKVFDIKNCSCAKLGKEVDGHKVSGLFICYSGICQSCGKKGIIKKRRS, encoded by the coding sequence ATGATTACAAATAAGCTTTCTTCATCAGGGCTCAAACAAACTTTTGCGCGTAAGGTGATTTTGGAATTTTTAGAAAAAACCAAAACTCACCCCACGGCGGATATGATTTATGCTCAAACCGTAAAAATTATTCCCACTGTGTCGCGCACTACCGTTTACAATACCGTTAAAGTTCTTGCCAAAGAAGGCATCATTGACCGCGTTCTTACCAAAAAAGGCGAAATGCGCTTTGACGCCTGCAAAGAGCCGCACATACATTTTGCCTGCAATAAATGCGGTAAAGTTTTTGACATAAAAAATTGTTCCTGCGCAAAACTTGGCAAAGAGGTTGACGGGCACAAAGTTTCCGGACTTTTTATTTGTTACAGCGGAATATGTCAATCTTGCGGTAAAAAAGGTATAATTAAAAAGCGCAGAAGTTAA
- the rd gene encoding rubredoxin, producing the protein MEKWKCTVCGHIYDPSVGDPDLGVAAGTPFEKLPEDWVCPVCGVGKDSFEKI; encoded by the coding sequence ATGGAAAAATGGAAATGCACAGTATGCGGACATATTTACGATCCGTCTGTCGGCGACCCGGATTTGGGCGTTGCGGCAGGCACGCCGTTTGAAAAGCTCCCCGAAGATTGGGTTTGCCCGGTGTGCGGAGTTGGCAAAGACTCCTTTGAAAAAATCTAA
- a CDS encoding cysteine desulfurase family protein codes for MKQIYLDNQSNTKIDDRVFEAMKPYFLEFYGNPQSIYSLGAVSKDALEDARGKVAELINADTNEIIFTSCGTESNNLALKGIANALKLSGKHIIVSQIEHFSVLNSVKKLEKEGFEATYLPVDNKGNVLAEDLQKALRPDTILVSIQLANTEVGTIQNIKELAQLTKQNSKAVFHTDAVAAAGVIPVDVKDLGVDALSFSSSVIYGPKGAAALYIKKGAKIIPQLDGGVQEFSKRAGTENIPAIAGFAKACEIAKAELAKNKTHLETLRNKLIKGLQEKIENIYLNGAAAGENRLAGNVNFSVEFVEGESLFLLLDAKGIMAASGSACANKNLKLSHVLNAMNVDVAVGQGSILFTLSKYNTQGEIDYVLEEFPKIVQRLRDMSPLYSHFVKTGERKKAGPGTDFDHDHDHCDIEE; via the coding sequence ATGAAACAAATCTATTTGGACAATCAGTCAAATACTAAAATTGACGATCGCGTTTTTGAGGCGATGAAACCGTATTTTTTGGAGTTTTACGGCAACCCTCAAAGCATTTATTCTTTGGGCGCGGTTTCAAAAGATGCGCTTGAAGACGCTCGCGGCAAAGTTGCGGAGCTTATAAATGCCGATACCAATGAAATTATTTTTACTTCATGCGGCACGGAGTCAAATAATCTTGCGTTAAAAGGTATAGCAAACGCTTTGAAACTTTCGGGCAAGCATATAATAGTGTCGCAAATAGAACATTTTTCCGTATTAAATTCCGTGAAGAAACTTGAAAAAGAAGGTTTTGAAGCAACGTATCTTCCGGTTGACAATAAAGGAAACGTTCTTGCGGAAGATTTGCAAAAAGCTTTAAGGCCCGACACAATTCTTGTGTCAATACAGCTTGCAAATACCGAAGTCGGAACAATTCAAAATATAAAAGAGTTGGCGCAGCTAACCAAGCAAAACAGTAAAGCCGTTTTTCATACGGACGCCGTTGCGGCGGCGGGAGTAATTCCCGTTGACGTTAAAGATTTGGGCGTTGACGCGTTAAGTTTTTCTTCGTCGGTAATTTACGGGCCAAAAGGCGCGGCGGCGCTGTATATTAAAAAAGGAGCAAAAATTATCCCGCAGCTTGACGGCGGAGTTCAGGAATTTTCAAAACGCGCGGGCACGGAAAATATTCCTGCAATTGCAGGTTTTGCAAAAGCCTGCGAAATAGCAAAAGCGGAACTCGCAAAAAATAAAACGCATCTTGAAACGTTAAGAAATAAACTTATAAAAGGTTTGCAGGAAAAAATAGAAAACATATATTTAAACGGAGCTGCAGCCGGCGAAAATCGTCTTGCGGGAAACGTGAATTTTTCGGTAGAGTTTGTGGAGGGCGAGTCTTTGTTTTTACTTCTTGACGCAAAAGGCATAATGGCGGCTTCGGGGTCCGCGTGCGCCAATAAAAATTTAAAACTCTCGCATGTTTTAAATGCCATGAACGTTGACGTTGCCGTAGGTCAAGGCTCAATTTTATTTACGCTTTCAAAATATAATACTCAAGGCGAGATAGATTATGTTTTGGAAGAATTCCCGAAAATAGTGCAAAGATTAAGAGATATGTCGCCGTTATATTCTCATTTTGTAAAAACCGGAGAAAGAAAAAAAGCCGGTCCCGGAACGGATTTTGACCACGACCATGATCACTGCGATATAGAAGAGTAG